One Siniperca chuatsi isolate FFG_IHB_CAS linkage group LG3, ASM2008510v1, whole genome shotgun sequence genomic region harbors:
- the LOC122873312 gene encoding PDZ and LIM domain protein 3-like: MPLNVVLAGPAPWGFRLAGGKDFSQPLTISRITPGSKASIANLCPGDVILAIEGVPATDMLHCEAQNKIKESTNQLRLTVERNESRLWSPRVVDEGRAHPYKVNLEAEQQEYKPIGTAHNRRAQPFVAAANIDDKRQVVSTAYNTPIGLYSSGNIKDAMEGQIRGLVHQKPESPRTLTSIEDSDVYQMLQKDQEEPQEPRQSGSFKALQEFIDSDGTRPIVTRTVKAPTTKPTPPTGNLQKLPVCDKCGNGIVGTVVKARDKYRHPGCFVCSDCDVNLKQKGYFFVEGQLYCETHARARMRPPEGHDLITTFPSA; this comes from the exons ATGCCACTAAATGTCGTATTGGCCGGTCCGGCCCCCTGGGGGTTTCGCCTGGCAGGAGGAAAGGACTTCAGCCAGCCCCTGACCATCTCCAGG ATCACTCCTGGCAGTAAGGCCTCCATAGCCAACTTATGtcctggtgatgtcatcctggCCATCGAGGGAGTCCCAGCCACAGACATGCTGCACTGTGAAGCCCAGAACAAGATAAAAGAGTCTACCAATCAGCTCCGGCTTACTGTTGAAAG GAATGAATCAAGACTCTGGTCACCACGTGTTGTGGACGAAGGAAGAGCTCACCCATACAAAGTCAACCTGGAAGCAGAACAGCAG GAATATAAACCTATTGGCACTGCTCACAACCGGAGAGCTCAGCCGTTTGTTGCGGCAGCGAATATTGATGACAAGCGTCAGGTGGTCAGTACAGCCTACAACACTCCTATAGGCCTCTACTCCTCAGGCAACATCAAGGACGCCATGGAGGGCCAGATCCGAGGCCTGGTTCATCAAAAACCTGAGAG CCCCAGGACTTTGACCAGCATTGAGGATTCTGACGTGTACCAGATGTTACAGAAAGACCAGGAGGAGCCCCAGGAGCCTCGGCAGTCTGGCTCATTCAAAGCCCTGCAGGAGTTTATTGACAGTGATG GCACTCGTCCCATTGTGACCAGGACAGTAAAGGCCCCCACAACCAAACCAACTCCACCCACAGGAAACCTGCAGAAACTGCCCGTCTGCGACAAGTGTGGGAATGGGATTGT CGGGACAGTGGTGAAAGCTCGAGACAAATATCGTCACCCTGGTTGCTTCGTGTGCTCCGACTGTGACGTCAATCTCAAACAGAAGGGCTATTTCTTTGTGGAGGGGCAGCTGTACTGTGAGACTCACGCTCGTGCTAGAATGAGACCACCGGAGGGACACGACCTCATCACAACTTTTCCTTCTGCATAG